The Acanthopagrus latus isolate v.2019 chromosome 1, fAcaLat1.1, whole genome shotgun sequence genomic interval agTAATGTTAGGCgacttccttccttctctgCATCATTccaacattttaataaacacatttgaccCATTTTATCTTGAACTGCAATTAATTCCAAAGCCAGTGTTACTAAATTACAGGTCTTTGTTGTGCTACCATGTGAATACCTCAATATCCCAACAGTGCACTCCTGAGTCGAAGCCCTCTCTCGCCAGGATGCAGGAGTAAGGGTGGAAACGTTCAGGGTTAGCTGGAACTGCAACGTCCTCTGAGGCTCCACGGTTGATATGGACCATGTTCAGCTCAGAGGACACGCTCAGAGACCGGCCAGCTGTCCTGGGGTCCAGGGTCACCGGAGCTGGAAGATATAAAAAAAGTAGGTCAGAGGGACtgacagagggagcagggaggaagggaacaggaagtgtAGGAGAACGACTGACTGTACGGGGCGATGTATTTCATCTTCTCCCACACAGCATACTGGAGATTACCCAGGTGTTTGGCCACATCTATTAGAGGACTGCAAACCCTCTGTGGCTCCATGCCATCTGTCCACGTACTGCAGCAGATacatataaacagtataaaCAGACAGTTAGTTGTATTTGCACttatatgtgtttgtatgtgaatATTATCCAGACATGTCACATACCTGTTCATCGTGCCCTGGTAGCGCTGTAAATAAAGAATTTGCATGGTTACTGttcaaaacacagacacctATTCCCGTTCACTGACTCTTCGATGTTACCTGCAAGTATTCaactccatctcctcctgcatCGAGCTCCTCTTCAGTCAGCTGGATCTTCTCTTCCAGAGACTTTATCACCTGATTCATTCtgtccatcctctcctctgcccccctcttcttctcctcccatTGCACCCTGAGAGCAAGAAgcctggcctcctcctcctccctcaaaAACTGGTGAAGACTCTCGAATTGCCTTCTCATGTGCTCCTCTGCGAGTCTGGCCTCTGTCtgggaagagaagaaacaaagtgAGGAAAGAGTGGGCGAAAAAGTTGGAGCGAACCAGTCGCACATTTAGCAGTCACAGCGTGTACCTGGTTATGTCTGGATACATGTTCACAGGTCTGTGAGACTGTCTCAAAGTGaaccatcttcttcttcagtccATTCAGTGAAGTTCTGAGCTCCTCCTAGTGGCCAAAAGGAGAATTACATCAAATCAACTCTCCATTTGTGTCTATTGGAAACATCACAGCTGAGCCAGAAGACAGTTATTAGATAATAATAGTAGATATTTGCAGATTATCATTCATCATTATACAGTCACTTTGTTGTGGTCAGTCAAGATGTTTGTACACTTGGAGGTCTGAGggtggtagttttttttttgtgtgtgtgtgtgtgtgtgtgtgtgtgtgtgtgtgtcagatttcCCGTCCTATGAGAACTAAACATGCATTTGTGACATGATGATAGCAGCAGTAATTAGTTTAGTTTTCAGCTCGGTGCCTCCTCAAAAGTTGCTCTAAATTCCGCCTGCATAAACTAATCTTGGATTAACACAAGGCAGCATCTGTTTGGGcaggaaaatgaatatttacaggGGCATGAAAAAAATGCCTGACTGCCTCCTTGTTTAAATCTCCGGCTGCTGTGGTTGCAGGATGCATGTTAATGAAAAAGTACGCGACAGTCTTGAGATGCCCcctttagcaaaaaaaaaaaaaaaaaaatagggttCAAGTCTTGGAAGAGCCTGTGTTGCTGAGCGCTCTGCTATTacttcatgtctgtgtgctcctggttggtttgtttttgtggcagcGGGACAGCTCTGAATGGAAAACCAGCATTCAAGCACTTTTGTTGGCAATCATCTgccctgctgaagtgtccttgagggAAACTGTGAATTCCTGccagctgctctgtctgtgtccaATCCTTCAGCATGATGCTGGATTGATTTCAGTGGAGGAATAAATAAGCCTGTTTCTGCGCTTTTACTTCAGCGGCCCTCTCAAAGCCATAGCAAGATAAATGTTCAGGGCTCACAAGGTGATTCATGTGATATGAAAGAACACATTAATCTCCACAGAAGTAACGTAACATAAcataaaggtgcagtgtgtaataATTTAAGCTGAAAAAGACGTAATGAATTatctaaaataatcaacagaatgtgaagaaacaacagttttaatattatatattgttGAAATATTGTGTTGCACAGACACTTACTGAAGTTAGGATGACATCCAGCTATCTCTGCTGGTCTTGGTAAACACCAACCAAATCTGGACCACTCACTGCAGGGCTAAATCGGCTAAATAGCTACTGGCAGCTACAATTAGGAGCAGTTGGCTCTTACTCTCATTATATCCTGCCAAGCAATAGTTTCAGGTAATTGAATCCCACAGGTGGCCGACTCTCACATTTTGCAccttaaacatatttaaatgagAACATTTTATAAGAaaattgttttagttttactcTGGCAGGACAGACAAACATGTAACAGGAGGTCTTACGATTAAGatgctttgttttaaaaggGATGTAAGCCAAAAAGGCTACACATAATAAAGAAATGacattcaacatttcattttgaggTCAAACAGTGAAATACTGGGAACAAAGTATGTACAGTTAAGTTTTGCGTTGCAATGATTTGCAGATGCAAAATGATTACGGtaaattgattcatttttataattatGCTTTTCTCAAGGGCTCAATTAACTATGttaaaagctgcaatatgtaagagttgGCTGGATGTTGAATTCATACAGGGGCAACATATCACCAGAGCAACTGCAGCAAACTATATACTATATCTTTCCATGACTGTGgttgctgttagctagttagctcgtttagcagtgcagctagctaGAATGCCGGGGTAGGGTTGGTGTTCACACTGTTTGCGCAGGAGCTTTTTTACCAGGTGCAGGGCTAACCAGTTAGCATTGTACTtaagtagatatctctgcaatacAATAAATAGATTATAATGTATCTAAATTCAACACTGTTATATCCTaacattctgttgattattttagttgattttgtttgaatgtttaaagctaaattcttacacattgctcTTTAAATTCGAGAAGTTATGTTTTCAGTACAGTCCAGATGTTTTGGAGTGGGAGTCGCGATGCTTGATTCCTACCTTGCAGTCGGTTGCAGCCTCAGTCAGGAGGTACACTCTGTGTCCTCCGTGGCTCACAGCTGCACATTGTTTACATAAAGGCTCCAGGTCAtccaaacagaacagagacagactcTCTCCATGTTCCTCACACCGCTCCGGAGAGTCGACTGACCAGGGAGGCGAGGCGAGGCCTTCTGCCTCCACTCCGGTGACGCTCACAGGGAGAAAGGACTGGCAGCTCATGGTCAGTGCCCTGGAGCCTCCAGATCTGAAGCCAGTTTGGTCAGAGTGAAGCAGCCAGTCTGTCTGAAGCAGATGAAGAACAGGGGAGGAGcaatgtgtccatgtgtgttgCTATCGGTGCTGTATGTGCAGTTGCCATACATCCGCCTGGATGTATCTGTGTCCAGATCTGCTTACATGCTCCTTCTCAGACTTGAAACCCGGCCAACATGCCTTCACCAGATGAAGCCGTACATCACTCTGCAGTGTCAGTCGGACTTTCATGACCCTGTGATTTGCGGTAGATTCTCAGATCCCAAGGCTGAAGTCATGCCGTTGCTTGTTATTTTAGTTCTTCACCTCTTTCCTGCCCTAGAGCTGAACGGTTCTTTGATTTGGAGGCTTATTTTTCAGGATCAAATAAGGATTAAGTGGGTCCCGGTGACATTTTGTGCGTTTACATGTGTGAAGTATATTTATTGTGCCAACTTTACGATTTCACTTTTCATATTGACTTTTAAATGACTGTATGCTTTAATAGCAAGTCTGAGAATGTTGGCAAGCGGGTCAGTTTGCAGACACACAGTTGTACTCCGTGTACTGTATGTCAGGCCTGAGTTATGTTAAATGGATCTAGTTTCGTCGGCCTTTAACATTTTGAGCTGCTTAGATCCAGAGCACACACGGGGCGGATCAGCTTTGGCAGACGAATCACATTTCATTGAATCGCAGCTCTAAGTGAAATGAATGATATTTAATCTAAAGGACATTTATAATTTAAGAAGCGTGTGGTTACTTGCATAAAAGCAACTGAGCCTCGTTGTTAACAAAGATCTGTTCCATTGTTTGCTCCAGGTATGAAAGGGTTTTAATCAAAGATAATATTACTAGATGTATACCGACAGTGACACCTGCGTGCATGGCCACATGACTTCAAAGCTTCCTTTACTCATGCAGGTTGTCATATGTAGGCTTCTCTTTGTCTGCCATGTTCATCCAGGTGTTTATCAAGGTGCatgattgtgtgcatgtgcaaacGTCCGTTATCAGACACCACATCTGCCGCTGAGCACCTGAGCAGCAGGTTCTCACACACCGTCTGAGACAAGATGAAACACATCGCAGTGTTACAGACTTGTTTTGGAAGAAGAGCTTTtgctcccccctctctctgatcCAGTTATCCTGACACCTGAGTGTCTCTCCTCCGACGGGAAGGCTTTTAAAGACTGCGACGGGGACGACAGTGGTGGTGGAGAAGTTAGAGGCTTCACTGCATCGCTCTCAAAAGTGTTTCACCAGTGGCAACGCACAATTTTCCCCCTCGATGGTGCAGCTCTGTCATCAGTATGCTCGTTTACAACAGCTGATTCTGGCTTTCATTTAAGTCACAGCCTTCCCAGAAAATTGATTTTGCGGCCTGAGCTCGGAGTAGAGAAATGGGGAAGTCCTCTTCAAACATCCTaccatttgtcttttttgatattttgaaaatcaGCAGATACAAAGCATCTTGCATTGGACCACACGTACGAAGGCATCAGAATGGTTAGTGCCACGTTTGTCTCGAGCGTTGACTGTCAGCATAAATCCGTGCCACAGTGAGGTGCCGTGTGGGGAAAGGAACAGGTGAAGAAAGAGCGATAAAAACTGATAACAGGGAAACAGAATTGGAGGGGAGGCTCACCTGTCACCTTAACCAAAGAACACAGGCACATCTCAGGACACCCTGCAGAGATGGTGTTTGAGATTCAAACAGAAGCAGGGcgctctgtttgtctctttgtgatTATCTGAAAGCTCATCTAAAGTTCGATAAGCCTCCCGGTGACCGAAAGATGTTAACATGTTAGTGAAAATGCCGATTTGGGAAAAATCTGTGTTACATTGTATGTGCAGGATGTAAGACATGTGGTTGAAAACATTAACTAAAACTAGCTGATGAGAAACATGCAGAGAAACATGATGAGAAGATCCAAGAGTCTAGACATTATATCAAaagacatttactgtatgtgttatgTTACAGAGGTATTGACTGAAGTTAGTATGCTAACTTGACAGCCCTGGCCcattcttttttcaaattaaaagcagagAAGGGAGACAGGAGGTAGTGAGCAAATTATTTATTGCACCAGCGGTGATGTCCGGAGGGTAACGTGGAGGAGAAGACCTGGTTTGCAGGCAGGCAGGTCGGTTTGAGTGGAGGCCGGGAGCAACTCAAGAGCGCAGGCGATCAGAAAGCAGAGCAAAATAGCGCTGGAGGTTTCTGCAGACAAGCTAACAAAGATATAagcacaaaacactgaaacacaaaatattctTAGTATTAGAGAACGCTGGCGCACGGCACTGAGTAGTCACCATATGGGATATAATAATCTAGCACTGAAGTGGTGGAGAGACCTGGGAGATAAAGCCGGTGGGTAACGAGTTGATCCGATACAggtgtgccacacacacacacacacacacacacacacacaatgcaatgcagTCAGAATCAGTAATGTTGTAAATTAATATCTATCTCTGCacatttttacagattaaaggataagttcaccaaaaaaaggTCACTCACTCACCGATGGCAAGTCTGGTATACtcttgtagtccacaaaacatttctgaagcttcacagaaaaacagtgttgcatcaTTCTCTTAACTTGACTCATGCTGTGATGGAGGTTACTTTGCCTGAATAAGTTGATGGGATCTGAACACATCGCCACCCACAGGTCACCCACAGTTTTACAGTGGAGAGTCGCGAGTCCAAACAGGTACATGCAGGAGCCATCTGCTCCCTGACCTACATCTGGTTTCCTACTGCAGCCTGATCTGCACATTGTgtgcccttgtgtgtgtgtgtgtgtgtgtgtgtggatgcgaCTGCTGTGAATGCTGCAGGTATTTAAATGTGGTTGGGGGTATAAGACCGAGTAGATGCTTTGCAGCTGTCATATCTGCAAGTATACATTGttgcaaacacattttaatgcatgtGCTTGTTTGTGCATGCAGGCTTCAGGTATCAAGCAGTAAACTGACATGTTTGAATTCCCCTACAGCATTTCCTGTCTTCTCACAGCACCCTCACAGTGCCCCACTGTGTCTGGCCACTGGATCACACCAGGAACAGACTCTGTGGTTCAGCAGACCGCAGCACAACATCAGAGCTCTGGAATACTTCTTTATCTCTTTAACTAAAGCCAACATTTCTACATGCATCGAGTTGAAGTTATTCTTTCCTCCATCTATTCTCTGGACTATGTATTGGCTGCTATCACTCTGGTGTGAAGACTCACCAGAATCCAGGGCCTTCTTAGATGCTGTGTCTTCCTTAAAGAAGCTCCTCAGAGTGAGCTGTCAAACAAAAGCTCATTGAATGGGTGATCCAAtcaaactcttcttcttcttcttcacaccatcacagatgtgtgtttgtgtctgtgaagtcagaagaataataataagactgttttcttcatcttgATCGGTTTCTTCTCACGCTGATGTTATAGTCTGTTCTACACCTGAGGCTCGACTTCACTCTGCAGGGAGTGGCCACACCCACCTCTGATAGATTTGCTTCTACTGTGGCTGGCAATACTTTGTTGAGAGGTGTATTGCCTTGGACCAAATCAGTTGTCAAAACAGGAGCACTGAGCAGTTATATGATTTGAAATCATTGtcctttatgttttttaaccatTCTATCTTCTacttttccattttaacattttaacaattaaatattttaaccaGTTGTTGCCGTCAGTGAGCCCAAATTAAGATCTGAGGGATTTCatgatgataatgaaataaacaaacaaataaacaaacaaaaaaaatcacagaagaaGTTATGAAAGAGGGGAAAGCCTTAATTTTGCTCTTATCTTTGAAACATTACAAATCAATCACTCTTTGGTTGAACTGCTGTCAACTCACATTCTGCTAGAGCCATAATATATTGATTATATATCTCAGATAgcattactttgttttaaatgatcaCATGACACAAATGTGTGAATCACTGTTCAGGAGTTAAATGTGATAAATAACGATTTGGTTAGTCTGGTACGGAGTGACAGCAGGAGGGGGGATCTTTTATAGCAAGGCCCCTCGGGCGACAGGAGGTGTTTTTATAGCTTCTTTAGACTACTTTATTATTTGACTGGCAGCTATACAATAGATAATTATGTGATGGTATGTGAAGTGCGTACCAGGCCCGGGGcaacaaatattttaatgaaagcTCATGCCAGAGTTATAATACATGTGGATGCTCTTCTCTTAACCTTGTACGGGATATATAATCTGTGTCCATTTTTATCCAAAATTGATCACTTGTGCAAAGCTACACTCACTACATGCATACACTTTAATCAGGATGTCACACTGCgttgctatttttctttttcttacaatCAAGACCtgagtaaaacataaaatggtaataacacagaaacataaaaatggaaTGGGAAATCCTAATATGTGTCTGCCACATTTTCAAGAGTGTAGTGTCCTATAAATATGCTGCctgctgtgcatgtttttgtgttttctttcctgccACTGCAGTCCACACTTCTCCCTGTCAGTCCCAGAcactcctgcagctccagcgCCAGTTTCTCCAAGCCAGTTAACCACAATATGATATCTCCTGCTGACTGGGGGGTGCCAGCAGAACTTCTGCCAAACCTGCAGAAGGCTCTACCCCAGGATCTGAAACACTCACACCAGGCACATGGTCTCACCAGGAGGACACTTCCTCACATCCTCATTGCTTGAAGCAGCAGAATATGTCTATGTCACTGAGCCATGAAGGGCTGCAGAACAACATCACAGAGTGAGGTAAAGTTTAGTTGAGTGCCGGTCATAACCTCCAAGATCAAgtcattttaagaggaaaaacTGGCAGCTATCTAGTGATACAGGCAGGCATTTTACTGTGCATTATAGTTTTGGAGTAGACATTcttatcagaagagaaagatcttcattgccTTCTCAAAGACAGAGAATGCAGACGTATTCTAGATGGTAAGGGGGAAATCGGTTTCTAAaatgaactgtccctttaaagtaaaattaaattCCCTCAGCTTTTTACGGTATGTCCCACGTCTTATCAAACCACAACACCAGGGAAGAGGCTAAACAATGTTGTTCACCCTCGGTCAATGTCGCCTCTCACTCAATGTTATCAGGGGCGTCGGGATCTTCTCCAAGGTCCCATCTTATCTTTAACTCCAGGCTCCAGAGTCTCCCAACATAAAGCACAGCAAGCGGGAAGGACTCTGAAGAGTCCTCTCATGTTGATGTATAAACCAAACATTCCTTCAGGCGTCCAATACATTTTTAGCACAATGAGTCAgtggacagaaaataaatcatcagtCAATAGTGCAAGATGTTCATCAAGCAAAATGCCCAGAATGAGCTTATTGCAGCCTCTCACATGTGAATGCCTTACATAtgacaaaacaagtcattttatGTCTTTACTTTGGAAACTCGCATTTCCCAGTATTGTCTGACATTTCTgctaaaaaaattaataatatagttaaaataGTGCATAGATTAACCA includes:
- the LOC119031691 gene encoding tripartite motif-containing protein 35-like produces the protein MKVRLTLQSDVRLHLVKACWPGFKSEKEHTDWLLHSDQTGFRSGGSRALTMSCQSFLPVSVTGVEAEGLASPPWSVDSPERCEEHGESLSLFCLDDLEPLCKQCAAVSHGGHRVYLLTEAATDCKEELRTSLNGLKKKMVHFETVSQTCEHVSRHNQTEARLAEEHMRRQFESLHQFLREEEEARLLALRVQWEEKKRGAEERMDRMNQVIKSLEEKIQLTEEELDAGGDGVEYLQRYQGTMNSTWTDGMEPQRVCSPLIDVAKHLGNLQYAVWEKMKYIAPYTPVTLDPRTAGRSLSVSSELNMVHINRGASEDVAVPANPERFHPYSCILAREGFDSGVHCWDIEVGETNNWTVGVAAQSVSRRTAFEACPEAGLCCISLRDGEYQALTTPTQAINLDNSRHLSRVHVKLDWDAGTLEFIDADTEAHLFTFRHNFTEKMYPYFESVASCGGLAVLARRVNVTVGSDCVADITEEDQTIKSESCAEGDINTVPTSSKSGMSEPGHLTENKNSTICSVRAEKATKHKGRATKDQLIKTKPNGNQKTKDNRPAAKKQSSKPKFSVNYHISLNRALN